AAAGGGATGCTCTGTGGTTGGACTCCACCACACACACTTGGAAGGGTTACAACTGCCCATTTAATTGGACCACCGTCCTTCTCCCAGTATAAACGCGCGAGAGGGGAATCAAGCTATTGACCGAAGAATGTCCCAAAGCCGCTCCGCTGCGGTCTGCGTGAGAAAACGTttaagacattctgctgcttcaaGCTTTCTTTGTGGGAGCTCACCTTACATGCAAgtacagctgaattcactgccaACACGTTGTCTTTAGGTTGGTTAAATGGTGAGtgatttatttatcttattttatttttttagatgaGGCTGCAGataaaaaatctgaattttattagagcagagcggcaGACTGGAAATGCTTTGAGTGACActgtagtcttaatgggctcaTTTTCAATCCTCACTTCTGACGTCTGAAAAAAATCTTTGAATGAGAGTGGCTTCCCTTGAAAAAGAGCTTGTTGTATCTCAACGGGACCgacctggttaaataaaggctAACAATAAAAATTATCGGGAATATGGCTGTATTAACGTGCACTTGTGCTTTactggtttttctttttcaaaaacatgcaaacagatccaactttggagcatgtgcaAGGTGCCTCGGTCCATGTGAATGCGATTCAAACCTGAACTGTTTTATCAGGGTGTTACTAGGTTTGAGATGTTCGATGTTGTACAACTTCGGTTGGATTAATATGTTTacaagcattttaaaagtctgattttggtctggttttgtttttaatcatgcCACGTAAACGTGCTTCATGTCGGGAAAGGAAGCCAAATGGTTCTTCATTTCTTCAGACTGAAGGATTTTGCTTCTTATGCTCACGCaggttcggcgtgctctgcggCTCCTCTGCCACAAAGGCTTGATGGCTGTTGCATCTCCACAAAGGAACTCACTCACTATCATTTACAGTGACCGGTTTAGGTCTAATGGGTTGGCTTTCACAACTGAGGCCAAACATAGACAGTTGTAGTTGGATGCAGCATACTTTCTTTGCTTTTTGACTGCAGAAAACTgtgattaaattaattaaaaaaaaatcaggaagaaaataaaaaaaaaatcaattaccTTCGAAGAGTACTCTGAAACATAACAACATGCATACCTGTGGCATTAGCATGAATCTGCACAAACAAGGTGTTTTTGCTCAACCCCCCGCACAGGAAGAGGGTTCTGATGTCATGTCCTGCTTCTTTCATGGCCTCCAGAATATGGAGCGTTCCGAGCTGAAACGAGAGGAGGCGGCACAAGAATGGGTGGCAAGAAAACAACCGCTCCTATACGACTGAAGGTACCGGTGCTGAAAAAGAGGAAGTAATCTGAAACGGAACGCGTCAGACTTACAGCAAGGGCTTGAACGGTGGCTAAGTAGAGCAGAGCCAAGTCGTCCAAGGTTTGTGTGAGAGACAGTCCAATCACCTGTAACACAGTTGTGAAACAATAAAAACTCATCAACCACTTCTAGAAACCATCTGTCGATGCGTCGCATTAAAAGACTGAGCCGAGACACTTGGTCAGTGGAGACAAAGTAACCCAGGCAACCTGCACTTCTGAGGCTTTATTTACAAAAATCCTAAGTTATGAATAAATTGTGATACATAAAGTTCGCATGAAACAGCTAATCAGAAGTCGCTTGCCTCTGATGACCCTGGGCCTGTAGACCCCCTTTTATCTCTGATATTAAAACATGGATGGCAGGAAACTTTCTACAGCTCAACGTGTCAGTACATCTTCATTTACTCACTTTGAACCAATCTAAAACAGTAAAGAAGTGGAGTTTTAAGCCACGTGTATGTAACCAAGACTGGTTTTTATCATCTTAAGACTTTTGCCAGAATACGACAGTTTCTCTCTCAAGCCGAAGCAGAGACTATTACACGCTTTTATTACCTCTAGAAGTGACTCCAGCAATGCTCTACTTTCTGGTCTCCCGGAAAAAACTATTGCTCCATAGTAGCTGCTCCAAAACTCAGCCGCTCGGGTTCTGACCCGGACCAGAACGAGAGCACATATGGTGCCAGTTTTAGAGACTCTGCATTGGCTTCCTGTCAGCTACAGGattcatttaaagattctttcACTGGTTTTTAAGTCTAATTTGGCTTTCATTTCAAGGgatgtttattttttcacacCTTTCATCTTGTTTCAACtgttttaaagtattttagTTACATTGTTTTTAGTAATTGATGCTTTCTcatctttttaatttattttgaatttatttcatcctattttagattattttaatGTACTTATTTATAAATTCTTTTTGTCCTCACTGACAGCGCTTCCTCAGTTTAGTTTTGTAGACTTTTATTTCTGTAAAGCAAAAactgtatgaaaagtgctacataaataaagtttgattgattaaaTATTGAGGGACACGCCTCTACCAAAAATTCCAGTCTGCTCTGATAGGCTAGCCCCAACGACCAGAGCAGATTTCACATCAACTCCACTGAAACTTTAAACTAAAGAAaactttttacatttgtttttcagGAAGTTACAACCTCTGAACTACCTTCAAGGATGCAATGAAAGTCTAATTTACAGAATTTAGGTTTCAACGTGCCGTTTTCCAATAGATTTTCAAACAACTTTAAGTTTCGGTTCCACTTTGGCTCACCGCCAACAGTGTGGATTTATGTGGGAAGTCGATCCACAGAGAAAGCAGTCGAAAACGAGGTTCTGAggttgttgtctttttctttaaagaaaatcCCATAAAGGCACCGGCTCACATGTTTGAGataggggtgcgcgatctgacgatataaaatcgtgactggcgaggaagagtggagaatcgcaggcgatctaccaaattagagaaaccgtatagatcgcttttgccaatcagcgcgatgattttttttttttttttttttttttaatgctggtgtaTGGTGTGTGTCCCCGTTAAAAGATACAGATGTCCAGTTTGTGGTGGATTtatttggctgtggttcttctgGCATTTACACACAATAAACCCAGGATGTACAGGCTAATGTTAGGTGAAAACAGCAAAGGGAAAATTACAAGCTGTTCACTGCTGCCTTCATCGGGAGGAGAAACGAAACTTTACAGCGACATCGTCTCACGCACAGGTGCGGTACATTCAGGAACATCGGAACGTCTATGGTGCGTTCACGAACGTTGGACGTATGAAAACTCAccttaaaacacaatataaactagaaatgcactcagagagtgcagacctccgccaggtcgcgccaccttgtggcaggtcgcaagattgcagcacgaacagacgaacatccagacagacaaccaacagactcgggcgatcacataacctccttggcggaggtaattaatgtatttaactgaaaataaccaaacaacatgggctttctaacaggtggagtcaagtcgtcatcagtggttcgtttttctagttccggttgcttcactctcactgtgtcagatgtcattaattagatcattatttttcatcttgaattggcttacagttgaattacaatgtgttgattgccaaattctttcttttactccttagctcttctgtggttcagcatgtcgacttaactctactgtaattggtctttctttttttttttttttggatggaagatcgtgataaaaaaatcgaaatcgtgattttatgcaaaaaaatcgtgatacaacattttttccatatcgcccacccctagtttGAGATAGTGAGGAGGAGTACGGGAGCTCACATTTGTCCAAAGAACAGCCATTGGTTCCGTAGACGTTGGCAAAATAAACGTTGAAAGAAGAAAAGAtattcttaaataaaaaaaaaagattgcgtTTGAATTGCGGTTTGTTACATCTCAATTCAAGTCATAAATTTGTTCGACATTCTTAATGTGGATTGAGATAAACTTTTAGAAGTTTAGAATGTGCAGTGCACATTCTAAACGAGATGGCTGTGTTTTCACACGAGTAGATGTGAAACGGTCTGTACACTTGCCAACTACCACTTCACCCAACTCAACAGCCCTCTCCTCAATAGAGTCCTTGTTTACAAAGAGATCGCTTTAACTCTGACATACAGCTCACAAGTGGACTCTCTGTTTCAGTGCAACTCGCTTAAGAGCTGAACGCCACTTTAAAGCTAAAGCATAAAAGAGAGATATCTTTCCCTGATTTTTGCCTCTGGAAACAATACTTTACTTTTTCTAATTTTCCACTGACTCACAGATGAGAAATGCTGTCCATGAGGTGACCAGTTGTAAATAAATCGACTCAAACGACTTAATGTCGCGCGCAATCATTTTCGAAGTGCATGTCAAGCCCTCACCATGCCTTTCAAAGTGGGGTCAGCGAGTGGCGACCTGTTCCCGTGGAAGTCCGGCCACACGTGAAGACCGGATCCCAGCAGATCAACAGCGGAGTTCGCCATCGAACTCAAGTGGCAGTTCAGGTAGCTGTAGACGTTCTCGCCTGTGAACGGCACTCTAAAGTggcagaatgaaaaaaaatatgttaCACAGATCCAATTCCCAGAGAATATTTTTCCTTGTCATGACAGGAGAGGCGCAGCTTGTTAGCCAAAAGCAAAGCGTCTATGTGTCATTCTTTTCAAATGTTGAGAGACACAAACGACACGTTATCAGCCGAGTGTTACGGGGCTTCTGTTCTTACTAAAGTTTACTTAGAATATTTGACACCTCATCCAGCCAGCTGATGAGGATGACAGCTGTGCTGAAGCATTTTTTTGGGAGGAGCGGCACTGAGTGCATCAGCTGACCTCTGCTGAGCCTGTTCCTGGAGCCGGCTGTACGCAGCGTGGCCCTTCACAACGTGTTCAATCTGAGAGAGGAGAGAgcgaaaggaaaaaaaaaaacaggtgacaCACACGTAATGAAGTGAACCGATtaagtttgtaaaaaaaacttattttgtCAAACAGCTACTTTTTAAATCCCAATTTGATTTTAATCTCAACTGACggtaaacgaaaggcacattTAACCAAATTCTGTTGCAAAAAGTTTGTGGAGACTCAACTATTGTCTTTCACAATCCTCAGTTGCTGACATTATGAGTATTTTTGATAACACGGAAGTCTCCACACAGTCTGACACATGCTGCTCGTGAACTTTAGTGTGGCCGGTTTATAGGTTTGTGCACATTATTCCTCTACACAGTGTTTATTTGTTAATATCCAACAGAAAGCAACCAGGGAACAATCCCTTGAAAATCTTTGGAGTGGACTGACCAGCCTCCCTGTGGCGCTCTGTCCTCCCTCGTTGAGCCACAAGCCCGGCACCATGGCGGAGAGGTAGGGGCCCCACACTCCTGGCACAAAGAGAGGCCGCTCACTGATCTGTGTTCCATTGGGATCAAACAGGAAATATTTTACATGGACCGATTTATAACTCAAGCTTCAGGTGAGAAACGCAAAAATACACGTGtatctttatatataaaaagaaacacattCTCAAAGAAATATGGACACAGAGTGAAGGATAAATCATCAGAAGTCTTGTATTAGTCATGAAGTGATATATTCTGTAGAAAAAGAGAATCAAATGAAGCGGACACCACAGCCTCGTCGCTCCGTAAACTTTTCCAAAGCATTTGTGCCCATCAGCCACAATTTTAAAGCCACCTGGCTAATAATGAGCAGCTCCTCCACATGCTGTCAAAGCAGCTCCGCACAGTAAAGAGTGTGGACACAGAACTGCTGAGGGTGTCCTCCTGCAGTGGGTTTTGGGACGATAGCAACAGATTCTTTGGGCCCCTTGGCTTGCGGGGTGGGGTCTTTGCTGATTGGTCTCGCTTCCCACAGATGCCATCACATCCCATAAGACTTGGTATCTGGGAAGTTTGGCAACCGAGTGAACACTTCAAACTCTTTAGGTGCAGTTTGGGTTCAGAAACCTTTTCTAGGAACCAGGGTCTTTTAGGTGGTACTTTCCTCAGCTTCTTCTATCCTGACCACATCAACCaggggctaaaaaaaaaataaataaaagttttctGGGGAGAAACGACACCCGAAAAACAGCCCTTGCATGGAGGTAATAGTTTTGAGACTACGCTAACTAACTTTGGGGTGGGGCTTGCGGCACTGAAAATTTCTGATTGGTCAAATATTCAGAGTCTCAGTCGTCTCAGGTGAAGTAGCTCGTCATTTTTCAGTTCCTTGGAAAAAGCTTTCAGCTGTTGAAATTGGGATGCTTTTGATTGAAAACACACCTTTTGTGGTGCTCTTTAAATCCCGCCCAAGCAGTTTTTGTGGGGGCCCACTCCTGTCTTGCAGGGGGACCCTGCTACTGTAGGAGAGTTCGGTTGCCATGTGGAGGTATGACTGGGCAGTGTTGGCCAACAGTCTGGCGTACGCAGTGTAGGGTAAGTGCCACTGAAGTACACAACAGGATATACTATTTCTAATTTCAAGTGTCTTTCAAAAGAAGACTGGTGAATTGCAGATGGAAAATTACTGACCGCCATGTGACAAGACGACGTCCCGCAGATCATCGCCATGCGTGACGTGATGGGCCGTTGCTCACAGGGCACGTTGAAGCCTTTCACATCAGCGCCGATCACACCTGGAAGGAGGACACTAAAAATCAATTCCAGTCCTGTTTCACAAATATCAGAGCTTACTTTCAGCAGAGGAAGGAAATCGTTGCCATAAATTAAGTTTATTtgggtgttgttgttttttctgggaaagccTAATTCAAAGTTTCCAAACCTGCTGAGCCCCATCAGGTAATAATTACAATGATTTGTAAGTCAAGAGCTTTAAATCCTTTAGAAGTCGTTCTATAACCTTCAAGTTGGATTCTGCAGTGACACTAACTGCTGGAATAATGTTTGTCAAGCTGGTTCGAGTTTAAGGTAGAAGCCTGGCCTACATGCAGAGGTCGGGAGGGTGTATCACCGTGACACAGAGAACAACGAAAAGTGCAGAGCGTTTTAACCTCTGACTGATACAACAATGTGTGATTGGCAGAGGCTCCAGCCACGGGTCAGAGAGCAGAGTTCATGAGCAGTTTACCACCCAGAGCAAAACCAGATGGTTCAGGggtcagagccagagccagagccagagaaaAGTCTACTGCTGCCCTGAAGCCCACCAAGAGGTGATACACGCAGGGACTTCTCTAATTGGCTCGGCATCTATTTGTCCCTTGCGGGTTTAGAAAAGAAATCTAAAGAGCAGCATCACCCCTGTTCTGAATGTTTCCTGATTTATGCTCACTAAGCCTCAACTTTTTAGTTTTTAATCTTCCGGGAGCAGCCGCTGGCACAGAAATGTCCAATTTGCAGACAAAATGCATCTTCATAGCCTGTTgagttggtaaaaaaaaagaaaaaaagtcaaacgTGTAGACTTACATAAGAGAGAGATGTAATAACGAGGGGGAAGTCAGGTTACGGATGACCAGTTTGTGCATGAATATGTTAAAATGAGTGCTTTCTTGAGCGGAGCTCAAATTTTCTATGAATTTTGAACTGAACGATAGtacagctctctctctctcctgtgGCATCGAGTGACGCTCTTAACTACCGCATACACAATTAATCTAACTGTGTTAGCACAATTAGAGGCATGTGTGGTTGCAGCCATGTGCAGAACTACGCTGTGACGttcccacagcagacagcatgaCAGAAACAGACGAGCAAAGTGGCAGATTCAAACAAAAGCGGGCGTTCGAACGGAACTATGAAGAAacggagagaaaacagagacaaacctGCTTGCTGAGTCTGAAGGGTATAATAGATGACTTTGCACAGTCAGAGAGAAAGCCAGAGGTGAGCACTTGTAAAGTAAACTgaacttttgttttggccttgacGCAGACAGCTGCACAACCCCCGTGTCCTCACCTGTGCCAAGCTCTGCCATTAAGTATGATTTCCTCTGCtgcttttgtcacacagctGATGGTCTGTTACATGATAAATGTAAATTGATTTAGGTTTCTGATCATTTTGAgccatttatgttttatttaacGTGTCTGAAGCTAAATGTATGTGATGAGAATCCTTATGGATGTGACTCCAAAGTTGTATtcaaaatagcaaaaaaaaaataaaaaatcaaccGTCAGGTCTCGAATGCAACCAGTTAAGCTCGATCAAATAAAGTAGTAGTAAAGACTAAGTAGGCTAGTAGCGAGATTTAGAGTATCTTGATGATTAGTAACAAAATAGATACAGAACGacatgtggaaacatctgcTCAGGCAGCCGTGGTGCCCATGTGCCATAGCACTACAAGCCCTATAAGGAGAGCGATTCAGAGGAACCCTCGTAAAAAAGTAAGAAATTACTGTGAAGTTGTTCATTATGGGACTGTAAACTTTGTTCAGAATCACCAATGGTGAACTATGAACATGAACTAATCTAAGtgaactgaatttttttttttttgggggggggggcttttatggCTTTAataggacagttcaagagagacaggaagcagggggcaaagagagggggaaaaacatgcagcaaagggccgtccgatgcgggactcgaaccggggccagctgcagcgaggactgtagcctctgtacatgaggCGTCTGCtaaacccactacgccacggaccaccccgcGTGAACTGAACTTTAAACCGTTTTTTTGTGAGGAGTGGACTTGCACAACACTGCTCgtgacaagattttttttttttgcatctccCAATGAACACGGTCCACTGTGCAATACCTAGGCCTCCAGCATGAGCATCGATGAGAGAAGCAGCAACTGCAGTTCCCGGGTTTAAACCCAAATCTGCCGCTGCCTCCCGCGTCAGGCCATCTCCCAACGGACTTCCCGGAGAACACGTCGCACCGCCTGGGGGACGGAAAAGACGGAAAGGTTTTAACACAGAATGAAGACGATAACCTATAAGGTCAACACTCGTGTTTGAGTCAGACCGTTTCAACTAAAAGATGATTTCAAACaatgtgattttttatttttttaaacgttCTTCACCTATTTTGGAGAATTTATTTTCAAGAAGGTCCTCCAGTCCAATGCTAGTCCAAAAGCTGGCATCCCATCCTTCCGGAGGGCAGTACGTCCATTTACACACCAGAGTACATAAAGACCTGTGgaacagcatgttttttttgtttttttttagctaagaGCATCTTGTGAAGGCCACAGTATCAAAGACAGTTTGTGCATGATAGAGACACAGTACTCTGCTCCCCTGTTCTTGCTTTTAAACAAACATTTGATACGAGGACAGTGTTcctacaggacagcacaacagaaCATCGGCAAGAACATCATTATTATCAACTCTGTAGGCCACTGTCAGAGATACACACATTTCAGTACATACACTACTACGACTTCATATTACATATCTCTGATAAATTACtaaaaaaagattcagaaatACCGGTTTAAATCCTCCATCATAATCACATTACCATCCTCCAACAACACTCACCTTGTTAATGAGCCTGTTGCCTTCCATGACAAGAAGTCTGGAAGGTCAAAAAAATGCCCGGCTTTGTCCCAGCAGCGTTCCTTTAGATTCTGATGCAGAGACAACACAAATGCAACGCATGCATGCAGTGACTGAACGGAAGCTTTTCAAGAATCTGACcatcagaaacaaacaaaaacataaataaacgtGTCAAGAAGGCTGAAAAGATTAACACCATCAGACCACGGATGTTGACTGGTATATTTGATGAAAGTAACACGGCAGAGCAGCCAGTTCAAAgagcaacaacaaaacacacagagaccACTGACCGGGTGGTGACCTTGCTCACCTCTCACCTCTTTTAGCCAGAGCAGCTTAGGGGGTTGCATTTCTGGTGACATGACCCCTCCTACCCTCTCCAGGATCCTGTGGCCGGCGTTGGTTATACGAGCAGCCTGCTCTGCAGCTCGATGGTCCATCCACATCACCACGTTTCTCTCCGTGTCCCCTGAAAAACCAAAGAGACAAGGGGAGAAGGTCGGTTAAAGCTGGCTGGCTGGCACCGCTTTGGCACAATTTCCAAGAATAAAGTTTATTTACATTGAATTAATCTATTAGAAGAGATTATACATGAATCTTATCATAGATTAATACTATTTAGGCAGCACATAATCAGCTTTTTAACACGATTATAAGCTGTCAGCCTTTTATGTTTGTCTTACTTGAGGAAAAAacatgactcataccaagtcaAAGCTGACGCAGACCTTTAACCTCACTATGGAGGAGGTTTTTTCTTCCCGTGAAGGATCAGCAAagtatcacattacattacTAAAAAACTATTTGTCTCAGCCAAACTCAACAGCTGCAGGGTTTCAaaccaaaatgtttttaaaaaaatccaatcCAGATAATTCAGACAACCCTTAGCAACCATGACGCATACAGAGCAGTAAGTGAATCGTACTGACAAAGTGCACCGGTCAGGCAACCGAGGAATGAAAATGTATTCAAGCAAATAAATCCCTCACCATCCTCATTGACTGGCACAGGCTGGAAACTTTCATC
The sequence above is drawn from the Odontesthes bonariensis isolate fOdoBon6 chromosome 14, fOdoBon6.hap1, whole genome shotgun sequence genome and encodes:
- the fggy gene encoding FGGY carbohydrate kinase domain-containing protein, yielding MAELFYVGVDVGTSSVRAALVTREGQLRSTAEEPISIWEPQLEHYVQSSTDIWQKCCTVVKKVTHGVQKSQVRGLGFDATCSLVVLDESFQPVPVNEDGDTERNVVMWMDHRAAEQAARITNAGHRILERVGGVMSPEMQPPKLLWLKENLKERCWDKAGHFFDLPDFLSWKATGSLTRSLCTLVCKWTYCPPEGWDASFWTSIGLEDLLENKFSKIGGATCSPGSPLGDGLTREAAADLGLNPGTAVAASLIDAHAGGLGVIGADVKGFNVPCEQRPITSRMAMICGTSSCHMAISERPLFVPGVWGPYLSAMVPGLWLNEGGQSATGRLIEHVVKGHAAYSRLQEQAQQRVPFTGENVYSYLNCHLSSMANSAVDLLGSGLHVWPDFHGNRSPLADPTLKGMVIGLSLTQTLDDLALLYLATVQALALGTLHILEAMKEAGHDIRTLFLCGGLSKNTLFVQIHANATGLPVVLPDQMEAVLVGAAVLGACASRDYSTIQEAMEKMAKVGRVVQPDHQLQSFYERKYKVFLQLFSHQREYQTLMNQR